In Streptomyces chartreusis, the following proteins share a genomic window:
- a CDS encoding MogA/MoaB family molybdenum cofactor biosynthesis protein has protein sequence MTRDASIGGALLAPYSALVVTASNRAAAGVYEDKGGPLIVHGLKGFGFAVDGPQVVPDGDPVTAALRAGVDAGYDVIVTTGGTGISPTDRTPEATREVIDHEVPGIAEAIRAFGREKVPTAALSRGLAGVAGRTLIVNLPGSSGGVKDGLAVLEPLLTHAVDQLRGGDHPRPSSGGAS, from the coding sequence ATGACACGGGACGCGTCGATCGGCGGTGCACTGCTCGCGCCGTACAGCGCCCTCGTGGTCACCGCCTCGAACCGGGCCGCCGCCGGGGTCTACGAGGACAAGGGCGGCCCGCTGATCGTGCACGGCCTCAAGGGCTTCGGCTTCGCGGTCGACGGCCCGCAGGTCGTGCCCGACGGCGACCCGGTCACCGCCGCCCTGCGCGCCGGTGTGGATGCCGGGTACGACGTCATCGTCACCACCGGCGGCACCGGCATCTCGCCCACCGACCGCACCCCCGAGGCGACCCGCGAGGTGATCGACCACGAGGTGCCTGGCATCGCGGAGGCCATCCGGGCGTTCGGCCGGGAGAAGGTGCCGACCGCGGCGCTGTCCCGGGGCCTGGCCGGCGTGGCGGGGCGCACCTTGATCGTGAACCTGCCCGGCTCCAGCGGCGGTGTGAAGGACGGACTGGCCGTCCTCGAGCCCCTCCTGACCCACGCCGTCGACCAGCTCCGCGGCGGCGACCACCCCAGACCGAGCAGCGGGGGTGCGAGCTGA
- a CDS encoding GNAT family N-acetyltransferase produces MLGDGDIVLRPIKMRDQRAWREVNRRNRDWLRPWEATIPPPTPSGPIAHRPTYRQMVRHLRSEAGAGRMLPFVIEYQGRLVGQLTVAGITWGSMCSGHVGYWVDESVAGRGVMPTAVALVVDHCFRTVGLHRIEVCIRPENGPSRRVVEKLGFREEGLRPRYLHIDGAWRDHLVFALTAEEVPEGLLGRWRRTRSQKAPHSNPQNTRQNPQGNPA; encoded by the coding sequence GTGCTGGGGGACGGCGACATCGTCCTCCGGCCGATAAAGATGCGCGACCAGCGGGCCTGGCGCGAGGTCAACCGACGCAACCGGGACTGGCTGCGCCCGTGGGAGGCGACGATTCCGCCGCCCACGCCCAGCGGGCCGATCGCGCACCGGCCGACCTACCGTCAGATGGTCCGGCACCTGCGCTCCGAGGCGGGCGCGGGCCGGATGCTGCCGTTCGTCATCGAGTACCAGGGGCGGCTGGTGGGGCAGTTGACCGTCGCCGGGATCACCTGGGGCTCGATGTGTTCCGGGCATGTCGGCTACTGGGTGGACGAGTCGGTGGCGGGCCGCGGCGTGATGCCCACGGCGGTGGCGCTTGTCGTGGACCACTGTTTCCGGACCGTTGGTCTGCACCGCATCGAGGTCTGCATTCGCCCGGAGAACGGGCCGAGCCGCCGGGTCGTGGAGAAACTCGGATTCCGCGAGGAGGGGCTGCGGCCGCGATATCTCCACATCGACGGAGCGTGGCGCGACCATCTCGTGTTCGCGCTCACCGCGGAAGAGGTCCCGGAAGGGCTGCTGGGCCGCTGGCGGCGGACCCGCTCGCAGAAGGCGCCGCACTCGAACCCGCAGAACACCCGGCAGAACCCGCAGGGGAATCCCGCCTAG
- the glpR gene encoding gephyrin-like molybdotransferase receptor GlpR, producing MSSSGLIYAVIVGAWAAYLVPMWLRRQDELNEARPTERFSTAIRLLSGRAGMERRYAKDLRARSTAEGEPSADDPGDVTESVDVRAFAMPPTRPQTQATAQAQASTRPDPAREPAREPAPKAPAKPASERTGAAARPSPERTGGPAAASPEGARKRVPAARRPPSGEAAAAAARARRTKALARRRRTTVVLFLAFTLGAIVAAVGGLAFLWAPGIPALLLSGYIAYLRSQERRRFAYQMDRRQAEAAAQRLREHARQSRRRGSADAGVGADEPDEGPEPGTETGMSALAADRRALVEQTDHAEWVDQQRERQRRPGHGDSWDPVPVPLPTYVTAPVAPRASSDVDLGAPDAWSSARSSSVARDRETGAEGADDAAHEAQSARGDDKGEKDGRGDGLPRARTRSRGGNPTGASARRARERGRTPLFDQYEDGDRPRAANE from the coding sequence GTGAGCAGCAGCGGCCTCATCTACGCAGTCATTGTCGGGGCCTGGGCCGCCTACTTGGTGCCGATGTGGCTCCGTAGGCAGGACGAGCTGAACGAGGCCCGTCCGACGGAACGCTTCAGCACAGCCATCCGGTTGCTGTCCGGACGGGCGGGGATGGAGCGCCGGTACGCCAAGGACCTGCGCGCGCGCTCCACCGCCGAGGGGGAGCCCAGCGCCGACGACCCGGGCGACGTCACCGAGTCGGTGGACGTCCGGGCCTTCGCCATGCCTCCGACCCGTCCGCAGACCCAGGCGACGGCTCAGGCGCAGGCATCCACACGCCCGGACCCGGCGCGAGAACCCGCCCGCGAACCGGCGCCCAAGGCACCGGCCAAGCCGGCGTCCGAACGCACCGGCGCGGCGGCCAGGCCGTCGCCCGAGCGGACCGGCGGACCCGCGGCAGCCTCCCCTGAAGGGGCACGCAAGCGGGTGCCGGCGGCCCGGCGTCCCCCCTCCGGGGAAGCGGCGGCGGCCGCGGCACGAGCCCGGCGCACGAAGGCCCTCGCCCGCCGCAGGCGCACCACCGTCGTGCTCTTCCTCGCCTTCACCCTCGGCGCGATCGTCGCCGCGGTCGGCGGACTCGCGTTCCTGTGGGCGCCCGGCATCCCCGCCCTGCTGCTCAGCGGCTACATCGCGTATCTGCGGTCGCAGGAGCGCCGCCGCTTCGCCTACCAGATGGACCGGCGCCAGGCCGAGGCCGCCGCCCAGCGGCTGCGCGAGCACGCACGCCAGTCCCGACGCCGCGGGAGCGCCGACGCCGGGGTCGGCGCCGACGAGCCCGACGAGGGGCCCGAACCAGGCACCGAGACCGGGATGTCCGCCCTCGCCGCGGACCGGCGCGCCCTCGTCGAGCAGACCGATCACGCCGAGTGGGTCGACCAGCAGCGCGAGCGGCAGCGCCGGCCCGGCCACGGCGACAGCTGGGACCCGGTCCCGGTGCCGCTGCCGACGTACGTGACGGCACCGGTCGCGCCCCGCGCCTCCTCCGACGTGGACCTCGGCGCGCCGGACGCCTGGAGCTCGGCACGGTCGAGCTCCGTCGCCCGGGACCGCGAGACGGGCGCCGAAGGCGCTGACGACGCCGCGCACGAGGCACAGTCGGCACGCGGCGACGACAAGGGCGAGAAGGACGGCCGCGGCGACGGCCTCCCGCGCGCCCGCACCCGCTCGCGCGGCGGGAACCCCACGGGCGCCTCCGCCCGCCGGGCACGCGAACGGGGCCGTACGCCGCTGTTCGACCAGTACGAGGACGGCGACCGGCCGCGCGCCGCGAACGAGTGA
- a CDS encoding MFS transporter produces MEKTAAPLPTGRTTLLRTAAFRRFVTASLISATGSAMAPLALAYAVIGEGGGAGDLGVVLATNTVPTIVFLVMGGVLADRMSRSRMLFLGNLLAAAAQGSLAVIVALGQATTTSVAVCGFVSGTAVAFTVPANQGTVAQIVPAEHLQQANAVLRLPGNAVKVLGPAVGGIVVAVSGPAWALAWDALTFAVAAVLLLGLRLDAPVTVTGALTDLREGWTGFWSRTWLWTYTAAGSVLVAAWLAGFQLLGPVVAAQRYAGARDWGLVQGAFAAGLLAGTLVCLRWRPYRLLAVAVAGGAPLAAPLLAMGWGLPLPWVLLATLLAGIGLDVAIVAWATAFQQHVPQGELGRLGAFNSVGERLAIPLGYLLTALAAGLWDNRTVLVACAGLVVAAVVLNLCVRDVYRINATGK; encoded by the coding sequence GTGGAGAAGACCGCCGCACCGTTACCGACCGGGCGCACGACACTGCTGCGGACAGCCGCCTTCCGGCGGTTCGTGACCGCCAGTCTGATCTCGGCCACCGGGTCCGCGATGGCACCCCTCGCGCTCGCCTACGCCGTGATCGGCGAGGGCGGCGGAGCCGGCGACCTCGGTGTGGTGCTCGCCACAAACACCGTTCCCACCATCGTCTTCCTCGTCATGGGCGGCGTGCTCGCGGACCGCATGTCCCGCAGCCGCATGCTCTTCCTCGGCAATCTGCTGGCGGCCGCCGCCCAGGGCTCGCTCGCCGTGATCGTCGCCCTGGGGCAGGCGACGACGACCTCGGTCGCCGTCTGCGGCTTCGTCTCCGGGACGGCCGTCGCCTTCACCGTGCCCGCCAACCAGGGGACCGTGGCGCAGATCGTGCCCGCGGAGCACTTGCAGCAGGCCAACGCCGTACTGCGGCTGCCCGGCAACGCCGTCAAAGTGCTCGGGCCGGCCGTCGGCGGCATCGTCGTCGCGGTCAGCGGCCCGGCCTGGGCGCTGGCCTGGGACGCGCTCACCTTCGCCGTCGCCGCCGTCCTGCTGCTCGGGCTGCGCCTGGACGCGCCCGTCACCGTCACCGGCGCGCTGACCGATCTGCGCGAGGGATGGACGGGCTTCTGGTCGCGGACCTGGCTGTGGACCTATACGGCCGCAGGGAGCGTCCTCGTCGCCGCGTGGCTCGCGGGGTTCCAGCTGCTGGGCCCCGTCGTCGCGGCGCAGCGGTACGCGGGAGCGCGTGACTGGGGGCTGGTGCAGGGGGCGTTCGCGGCCGGGCTGCTGGCCGGGACGCTGGTGTGCCTGCGCTGGCGGCCGTACCGGCTGCTGGCCGTGGCCGTCGCGGGCGGCGCGCCCCTGGCCGCGCCGCTGCTCGCGATGGGGTGGGGACTGCCGCTGCCCTGGGTCCTGTTGGCCACGCTGCTCGCCGGGATCGGGCTCGACGTGGCCATCGTCGCCTGGGCGACGGCGTTTCAGCAGCATGTGCCGCAGGGTGAGTTGGGGCGGCTCGGCGCGTTCAACAGCGTCGGCGAGCGGCTGGCGATTCCGCTCGGCTACCTGCTGACCGCGCTCGCGGCCGGACTGTGGGACAACCGGACCGTGCTGGTGGCGTGCGCCGGGCTCGTCGTGGCCGCGGTCGTCCTCAACCTGTGCGTGCGGGACGTGTACCGCATCAACGCGACCGGGAAGTGA
- a CDS encoding GNAT family N-acetyltransferase: MHIQHVPFDHPDAVKLSDQVQAEYAVRYGDDGDATPLATTDFDPPNGLYLIAYDEAGTPVASGGWRAQDDNGEGNQNGDAELKRMYVVEAMRGRGLARRILAALEDDARTAGRIRMVLETGAKQPEAVALYRSSGYEPCGKFGYYRFHDLSLCFAKAL, encoded by the coding sequence ATGCATATACAGCACGTCCCCTTCGACCACCCGGACGCCGTCAAGCTCAGCGACCAGGTCCAGGCCGAGTACGCGGTCCGCTACGGCGACGACGGCGACGCCACGCCCCTCGCCACGACCGACTTCGACCCGCCGAACGGCCTGTACCTGATCGCGTACGACGAGGCGGGCACCCCGGTCGCGTCCGGCGGCTGGCGGGCCCAGGACGACAACGGCGAGGGCAACCAGAACGGGGACGCCGAGCTCAAGCGCATGTACGTCGTCGAGGCGATGCGCGGCCGGGGCCTGGCGAGACGCATCCTGGCGGCGCTGGAGGACGACGCCCGGACGGCGGGCCGTATCCGCATGGTGCTGGAGACCGGCGCCAAGCAGCCGGAGGCGGTGGCCCTGTACAGGTCGAGCGGCTACGAGCCGTGCGGGAAGTTCGGCTACTACCGCTTCCACGACCTGAGCCTGTGCTTCGCCAAGGCGCTGTGA